A stretch of the Vitis vinifera cultivar Pinot Noir 40024 chromosome 16, ASM3070453v1 genome encodes the following:
- the LOC100254297 gene encoding cuscuta receptor 1, with protein sequence MLKGSKSISNWKKLVTLVLSGNQLDDSIFQSLSTALPSLQNLIIGQNYNFKGSFSAKELSNFKDLETLDLRTNNLNGSIKIQELANMSNLKTLILRDNQLSGIQTTQGLVPFNNLEVLDLSNNRFTGSIPPYIWNLTSLQALSLADNQLTGPLPVEGFCKLKNLQELDLSGNSLDGMFPPCLSNMRSLKLLDLSLNQFTGKIPSSLISNLTSLEYLDLGSNRLEGRLSFSAFSNHSNLEVIVLSSDSDIFEVETESTSWVPQFQLKILSLAYCNLNKQTGIIPKFLSQQYDLIAVDLPHNDLKGEFPSVILENNRRLEFLNLRNNSLRGEFPLPPYPNIYTLWVDASHNHLGGRLKENMKEMFPYLRYLNLSGNGFEGHIPSSIGNQSSTLEALDLSNNNFSGEVPVLLIERCPRLFILNLSNNRLHGQIFSTRFNMPELSFLGLNNNHFTGTLSNGLSECNQLRFLDVSNNYMSGKIPTWMPNMTYLDTLILSNNSFHGQVPHEFTRLKLLDLSDNLFAGSLPSLKTSKFLMHVHLKGNRFTGSIPEDFLNSSELLTLDLGDNSLSGNIPKSFSALSSLRIFSLRENNFKGQIPNFLCQLNKISIMDLSSNNFSGPIPQCFRNLSFGNRGFNEDVFRQNSLMGVERFVTYIYRKSRIERDFYKIHERGGEKNDHQQEKQDQIEFITKNRHNTYKGDILNFMSGLDLSCNNLTGDIPYELGQLSSIHALNLSYNHLTGFIPKSFSSLSSLESLDLSHNNLSGEIPSELAGLNFLAVFSVAHNNLSGKITDKNQFGTFDESSYDGNPFLCGSMIKNKCDTGEESPSSPTVSPDEGEGKWYHIDPVVFSASFVASYTIILLGFATLLYINPYWRWRWFNLIEECLYSCYYFVSDVLLKLSAYFHK encoded by the exons GTTCTAAAAGCATCTCAAATTGGAAAAAGCTTGTGACCTTGGTTCTTAGTGGAAACCAATTGGACGACAGCATCTTCCAGTCATTAAGTACTGCGCTCCCGTCCCTTCAGAATCTGATAATTGGACAGAATTATAACTTCAAAGGATCATTTTCCGCTAAAG AACTATCAAATTTTAAAGACTTGGAGACGTTGGATCTAAGGACCAATAATCTCAATGGCTCCATAAAGATACAAG AGCTAGCTAACATGAGCAACTTGAAGACCCTAATTTTGAGAGACAATCAACTCAGCGGCATCCAAACAACTCAAG GTTTAGTGCCCTTCAACAATTTGGAGGTCCTGGATCTGTCTAACAATCGTTTCACTGGGAGCATTCCTCCATATATATGGAACCTGACTTCTCTGCAGGCTTTATCTTTGGCAGACAACCAACTCACCGGCCCTTTGCCTGTTGAAG GATTTTGCAAACTGAAGAATCTTCAAGAGTTAGATCTCAGTGGGAACTCCTTGGATGGGATGTTTCCTCCTTGTCTAAGTAACATGAGGTCCCTCAAGCTGTTAGATCTCTCTTTAAACCAGTTCACAGGAAAGATCCCTTCATCATTGATAAGTAACCTCACGTCTCTTGAGTACCTTGATCTCGGTTCTAACCGTTTGGAGGGTCGATTGTCATTTAGCGCATTTTCTAATCATTCCAATCTGGAAGTGATTGTTCTATCAAGTGACAGCGACATATTTGAAGTGGAAACTGAAAGTACAAGTTGGGTTCCCCAGTTTCAGTTGAAGATTCTTTCGTTGGCATACTGTAATCTAAACAAGCAAACCGGCATTATTCCTAAGTTCCTGTCTCAACAGTATGACCTGATAGCGGTTGATCTGCCTCACAATGACTTGAAAGGAGAGTTCCCCAGTGTGATACTTGAAAACAACAGAAGATTAGAATTTCTAAATCTGAGGAATAACTCTTTAAGGGGTGAATTTCCACTTCCACCTTATCCTAATATATATACTTTGTGGGTGGATGCTTCACACAACCACCTTGGTGGGCGActtaaagaaaatatgaaggaGATGTTTCCCTATCTGAGATACCTGAATTTGTCGGGAAATGGCTTTGAAGGTCATATTCCATCCTCGATTGGTAACCAAAGTAGCACCTTGGAGGCTTTGGACTTGTCCAACAATAACTTCTCAGGAGAAGTACCGGTGCTGTTGATTGAAAGATGTCCTCGTTTATTCATCTTGAATTTATCAAACAACAGACTACATGGCCAAATATTTTCAACACGGTTCAACATGCCTGAATTATCATTTCTTGGTTTGAACAATAATCACTTCACAGGGACACTATCCAATGGATTGTCAGAATGCAATCAGCTACGATTCCTGGATGTGAGCAACAACTATATGTCAGGTAAAATTCCTACATGGATGCCTAACATGACATATTTGGATACTCTCATCTTGAGTAATAACTCATTCCATGGTCAGGTCCCCCATGAATTTACCAGGCTAAAGCTTTTAGACCTTTCTGATAACTTATTTGCTGGGTCCTTACCTTCTCTCAAAACCTCAAAATTTCTCATGCATGTGCATTTGAAAGGAAACAGATTCACGGGATCAATACCAGAAGACTTTCTCAACTCCTCAGAATTGCTAACATTGGATCTTGGAGACAACAGCCTTTCTGGCAATATTCCCAAGTCCTTTAGTGCTCTTTCCAGCTTGAGGATTTTTTCCTTGAGGGAAAATAACTTCAAGGGTCAGATTCCCAATTTCTTGTGTCAACTGAACAAGATAAGTATAATGGATTTGTCTAGTAATAATTTCTCTGGGCCAATTCCCCAATGCTTCAGAAATTTGTCCTTCGGGAATAGAGGGTTTAATGAGGATGTGTTTAGACAGAACTCTCTCATGGGCGTTGAAAGGTTTGTCACTTACATTTACAGAAAAAGCCGTATAGAGAGGGATTTCTACAAAATACATGAAAGAGGTGGTGAAAAGAATGATCACCAGCAAGAAAAGCAGGATCAAATTGAATTTATCACCAAGAACAGGCACAACACTTACAAAGGTGACATCCTAAACTTTATGTCTGGATTGGATTTGTCATGCAATAACCTCACAGGTGATATCCCATATGAACTGGGACAGTTGAGTTCGATTCATGCATTGAATTTGTCCTACAATCACCTTACTGGATTTATCCCAAAGAGTTTCTCAAGTCTTTCCAGTCTTGAGAGTTTGGATCTTTCTCACAACAATCTGAGTGGAGAAATCCCTTCAGAACTTGCTGGTTTAAATTTTCTAGCGGTGTTCAGTGTGGCTCACAACAACCTTTCAGGTAAAATTACAGATAAGAACCAATTTGGGACATTTGACGAGAGCAGCTATGATGGTAATCCTTTTCTTTGTGGGTCGATGATAAAAAACAAATGTGATACCGGTGAGGAGTCACCGAGCTCGCCAACAGTATCGCCAGATGAAGGTGAAGGAAAGTGGTATCACATAGATCCTGTTGTGTTCTCTGCAAGTTTTGTTGCATCATATACCATAATCTTATTGGGATTTGCTACGCTTCTTTATATTAATCCATACTGGCGATGGAGATGGTTCAATCTCATAGAAGAATGTCTATATTCATGCTATTATTTTGTTTCTGATGTGCTTCTCAAGCTATCtgcttattttcataaatag
- the LOC100252693 gene encoding uncharacterized protein LOC100252693 gives MEFTESYKQTGPCCFSPNARFLAVAVDYRLVIRDVLSLKVVQLFSCLDKISYIEWALDSEYILCGLYKRPMIQAWSLTQPEWTCKIDEGPAGIAYARWSPDSRHILTTSDFQLRLTVWSLVNTACVHVQWPKHASKGVSFTQDGKFAAICTRRDCKDYINLLSCHTWEIMGVFAVDTLDLADIEWSPDDSAIVIWDSPLEYKVLIYSPDGRCLSKYQAYESGLGVKTVSWSPCGQFLAVGSYDQMLRVLNHLTWKTFAEFLHLSTVRAPCYAAVFKEVDEPLQLDMSELCLSDDFIQGNSDAPDGHVRVRYEVMEVPITLPSQKPPADKPNPKQGVGLMSWSKDSRYICTRNDSMPTAVWIWDIHRLELAAILVQKDPIRAAAWDPTCPRLVLCTGSSHLYMWTPSGAYCVSNPLPQFSVTDLKWNSDGSCLLLKDKESFCCAAMPILPESSEYSSDD, from the exons ATGGAGTTCACTGAATCTTATAAGCAGACCGGTCCGTGTTGTTTCTCACCAAATGCTCGATTTCTCGCTGTTGCAGTTGATTATCGTCTTGTGATTAGGGATGTGTTATCGCTTAAG GTTGTGCAGTTATTCTCGTGCTTGGATAAGATAAGCTACATTGAGTGGGCTCTTGATTCAGAATACATACTTTGTGGTCTCTATAAGAGACCAATGATACAAGCATGGTCATTGACTCAGCCTGAATGGACATGTAAAATAGATGAAGGTCCTGCTGGTATTGCGTATGCTAGGTGGAGCCCTGACAGTCGCCACATACTTACCACATCAGATTTCCAATTACGATTAACAGTTTGGTCACTGGTGAACACAGCATGTGTACATGTGCAATGGCCAAAACATGCATCTAAGGGCGTTTCCTTCACCCAAGATGGAAAATTTGCAGCTATTTGCACAAGGCGTGATTGCAAGGACTATATTAATCTGCTGTCTTGCCATACATGGGAGATTATGGGTGTTTTTGCTGTTGATACGTTGGACTTGGCTGATATTGAATGGTCACCAGATGATAGTGCTATTGTTATCTGGGATTCGCCTCTTGAATACAAG GTTCTTATCTACTCCCCAGATGGGAGGTGCCTATCTAAGTATCAAGCATATGAAAGTGGACTAGGTGTGAAGACCGTTTCATGGTCTCCTTGTGGTCAGTTTTTAGCTGTTGGTAGTTATGATCAGATGTTGCGGGTTTTGAATCACCTGACTTGGAAAACATTTGCTGAATTTTTGCACCTATCTACTGTTCGTGCTCCTTGTTATGCTGCTGTTTTCAAg GAGGTAGATGAGCCTCTGCAACTTGATATGTCAGAACTATGTTTAAGTGATGATTTTATACAAGGCAATTCTG ATGCTCCAGATGGCCATGTCCGAGTTAGGTATGAGGTTATGGAGGTGCCCATTACATTGCCTTCACAGAAGCCTCCTGCAGACAAACCAAACCCTAAACAAGGAGTTG GTCTTATGTCATGGAGCAAAGACAGTCGGTATATTTGTACCCGCAACGATAGTATGCCGACTGCTGTCTGGATATGGGATATACACCGTCTTGAGCTTGCTGCCATCCTGGTCCAGAAAGATCCCATTCGAGCAGCGGCTTGGGATCCCACGTGCCCACGGCTTGTTCTTTGTACTGGAAGCTCGCACTTGTACATGTGGACACCTTCAGGTGCTTACTGTGTGAGTAATCCGTTGCCCCAGTTTTCAGTCACTGATCTCAAATGGAATTCAGACGGGAGTTGTCTTCTCCTCAAGGACAAAGAGTCATTTTGTTGTGCTGCTATGCCTATTCTGCCAGAATCTAGTGAATATAGCTCAGATGATTGA